AAACGGTTTGGCAGAAATTAACCGGACCAAAAATATTATTACAATATGCGTTATCATGCTGGTTCTGGCACTCATTATTTGGCCTTTTGTCTACATATTCATTTCTTCTTTTAAACCTTTAAAAGAAATTATGTCCCGAGCTTCTTTTTTGCCAGTTGATCCAACTCTAAAAAATTATCAAACCCTTTTATTTGCTCGAACACCGGTCAGAGATTTTCCCCGGTTTTTGTTTAATAGTCTTTATGTATCTGTTTTTACTGCTCTTTTTACTCTCATAATTTCATCAATAAGCGGTTATGGAATTGCTCGAAATCGAAGGCTCCGTGCTGGTTTGATCTCAAAATTTCTCCTTTTTATCTATGTTTTTCCAACTGTTGTTCTTTTAGTTCCAATTTATAAACTATTTACTACCATGAATTTATATGACAACTTATTTGGACTCATTATCATTTATACTGCACTGGTATCACCTTTTTGTACCTGGTTGTTGGTATCTTTCTTTGAAAATATTCCCAGAGAACTGGAAGAATCGGCCGGAATTGATGGAGCTGGCACTTTTACCACTTTCACTCGCATTGTTATTCCATTAGCCTCACCAGGATTGGTAACTGCAGGAGCCTATGCTTTCATTACTGCCTGGGGTGAATATATGTTTGCTTTAATTTTGATTACCTCCAATTTGAAGAAAACGGGGCCATTAGGTTTAGCAACCTTTACTGCTGAACAATATATCGAATGGGGACCGCTGCTTTCCGGATCGATTCTTATCATGATACCGGTCTTT
The sequence above is a segment of the Candidatus Atribacteria bacterium ADurb.Bin276 genome. Coding sequences within it:
- the ycjP_7 gene encoding Inner membrane ABC transporter permease protein YcjP, yielding MAEINRTKNIITICVIMLVLALIIWPFVYIFISSFKPLKEIMSRASFLPVDPTLKNYQTLLFARTPVRDFPRFLFNSLYVSVFTALFTLIISSISGYGIARNRRLRAGLISKFLLFIYVFPTVVLLVPIYKLFTTMNLYDNLFGLIIIYTALVSPFCTWLLVSFFENIPRELEESAGIDGAGTFTTFTRIVIPLASPGLVTAGAYAFITAWGEYMFALILITSNLKKTGPLGLATFTAEQYIEWGPLLSGSILIMIPVFILFMPVSGYFIKGFTAGAVKE